From the Opitutaceae bacterium genome, the window GACCTCTCGGGTCAGTTGCCATTTGCGCCACGTCGGGAAACCGGCACCGCCCCGGCCCCTCAGGCCGCTCTCTTCCATGATCTTGATGACGTCCTCGGGCGACTTTCCACCCAGAACCGTTTCCAGGGCGGCATAGGCGCCGTGGGCCAGACTGTCATCCAGACTCTCCGGATCCAACTCGCCGCAACGACGCAGGACAATCCGGACCTGGGGATCGGGATCCCGCACCAGCAACTCGTCCACCACCCTGCCGGCCAGCAGGCTTTCCGAGATGATTCGGCGGATGTCCGGCGAAAGCACATTGGCATAGGTCACCCCGGAGGGAAGAAGCTGGACGCAGAGCCCTCGATCATAGATTCCCATGTCGAGCGCCCGGTGAATCGGAACCCCGGAACTGAGGTTGGAAAGGTGCATTTCCTGCTCGAATGACGCCTGGAAGAACTTGGTCCGGTCTCCGTCTTCCATGCTGGTGTCCTTGATCAGAATCGCCGTCGTCGGCCCCCCGTCGAGCGTGAGGCCCCGCTGGCGGGTGGCGATAAGGTGATCGTCGATCAGGCAACCGCCCACCAGGTGGCCGGTGATGATCCTTCGGGCCACCGTCTCGTCGACCGCGCCATAGGTGATCTCCGGCCCGTCCCTGGAGGTCACCACCACCACCGGGTCCGCAAAGACGATCCCTTTCGAGCCCGTCCGCTTGACCGGCAATTCGAGACCCGCCTTGGCCACTTCCTCCTTCAAGATCGAAAAAACCTCGCCCGCGCCCGCAGCGATCCCTCCGGTGTCCAGGCCCACCCTGATCTCATCGGGAGCCGGCTTTTTCCGGGAACGATAGTCAGCCAATGCCTTGCCGTTCTCAAAACGATTCATGGGTTCTCCTCCTTCTTCCGCGCCGCCTCCACAATCGCGGCCACATCCGCACTGCGGACACGACCATGGGTCTTGCCGTCAACCGTCATGGCCGGCGACATGCCGCAGCAACCGATGCAACGGACGGTTTCCAGATGAAATTCGCGATTCTCCGTCGTCTCGCCTTCCCGGATACCCAGACAGGTTTCCATCTCCGCCAGCACATTGGCCGACCCTTTCAGGTAACAGGCCGTGCCGATGCAGACGGCCACATTGTGCTTCCCCGGCGGGACCAGCTTGAAATAGTGATAGAAGGTGATGACCTCGTAGATCCGGGCGAGATTGACGCCCAGTTCCCGGGCCAGTGCCATCGAGATCTCCCGTGGAACATACCCGTGCTCGTCCTGGATCGCGTGGAGGATCATGATGAGGTTTCCCTCCTGGTCCCTCCACTTGTCGACATACCTCGACACCTCCACTTTGGCGGCCTCGGGATCGGTTATCGGATAATGCAACGATGCCGTTGTCATAGAATGCGCTTCTCCTCGAATATGAACCGGGTCCGGCGTGAGGGCTGCTGAAGCCCAGTCTGCTCAATACTCAAAACTAATACTGTGTCGACATGAATAAAGCATAACTTATCAGAATCCGCTGTAATATCCGGACTGAATCCGTTCGATCTTTCGAGTATCCTCATCAAGAGTCCGACGACCGCTTCATTGATCGCCATGTCCGCCCGCCCCAATATCCTTCTCATCTTCACCGACCAGCAGCGCTTCGACACGATCGGAGCACTCGGCAACCCCTTTATCCGGACACCCAACCTGGACCGGCTTGTTCATGAAGGCACCGCATTTACTTCCGCCTACACCCCGTCCCCGGAATGCGTTCCCGCGCGGTGTTGCCTGACCTTCGGTCAATACCCTTCGAGCACCGGTTGCTTCTCCAACCGTGACCCATTCCCGTTCGCCGAGAAGCAGACCCTCTTCGATGCACTGACCGAGTCCGGCTACCGGACCCACGGCATCGGCAAGTGCCACTTCAGTCCCGGTGAAGTGACCTACGAGCCCCACGGGTTTCAGTCGCGGGAAACCCAGGAGGAACTGTCCGGTATGACGGAAAAGGACGATTACCTGCAGTACCTCTGGGCAAACGGATT encodes:
- a CDS encoding NAD(P)H-dependent oxidoreductase subunit E, with protein sequence MTTASLHYPITDPEAAKVEVSRYVDKWRDQEGNLIMILHAIQDEHGYVPREISMALARELGVNLARIYEVITFYHYFKLVPPGKHNVAVCIGTACYLKGSANVLAEMETCLGIREGETTENREFHLETVRCIGCCGMSPAMTVDGKTHGRVRSADVAAIVEAARKKEENP